Part of the Propioniciclava sp. MC1595 genome is shown below.
AAGCAGCTGGAAAGTTTGGATGTTCCATGTTTGCGCTCGTTACCGTTCATGCTCTCAACCTCACGAAGAAGTACAGTAACCGGGAAGCGCAGAACGCAATTAGGCACTTCTTGTGGGTCGCGGGGCTGTCTCTGGTGATGGGGCGCGATCATGCCAGGAGTATCGCGGCGGCGCATGAATTCGGGCTGCTCAATTTCGCTGAGAATAGGGCTGACAGTCGCAGAGACAGGGCGAACAATGCCTTCACGCTCACCTGGATGAAGAACAAGTATGGGAACCGCAGGGTCGCCATTTCCGGAGTGTATTCGTACATGCTGAGCCTCAGGAAGACGGCGGAACGACTATTTAATGAAGGGAAGTTCACGTGCGTCAAGGCATGCGGAAGAGCCTCGTAGTCTGGCTGGTAGTCGTTTTCGGGGGAGGTGCTCTCACGGGATGTATTCAAGACCCTACATGTTCTCCCGCGGGTCGTTCGCGGATGAACGCCGCGATCGTGGAGCTGTTGCAGATATCCCCTGGGCAAGTGGGATACCTGAGTACGCCGGATTGTGATTCCGGTGCTAGCCTCAGCGCCACTCTTGAGTTGCAGATTTCCTGGGAGGAACTCATGTCCCGGCTTTCTGATAGATGTCGCGCGGAGGGCGAAGAGGCCGCATGTCTGTTGGGCGATGAGGAGTTCACTGTGTACCTCCATTCTGAGCTAGAGTCAGGCGTCGAGGTTACTATCTTCGAGGCGGAGTGATGTTCGGCGTTTGTCTCACTGATGCGGAACTGGCTGCCGCAACCGGGGTTTCTGCACGAGTAGGTGACAACCGATCTGTGGAGTCGTGAGGCCCTGCGGGGAGGATGCGCACCCTGCCGAATACCCATCCAAGAGAGTTTCGCGACGATTTCGTGGCCGTGGCCCGCAAGGGCGATGCGTCGATCGCTCAGATCTCGAAGGGCCTTCGGGATCAGTGAGTCCCCGTCCGGGTGTCATCGGCCGCGATCGGGCGGGCACTCGCACGTTCAGGGTGTGGATTACTGGCTCTTATAACTTGAGCGTGGGGTCATAGTTGGAGTCCGCCGGCGATGAGGAGCATTCTGATCTGACCGGAGTTACACAACTCGTCGCTGATTTAGGAACTGGATGGGTGCCCTGGAATTGTCTGAGCGTCTACCGAGACTATGACATCGCCGTACGCAAGGTTCGTCGGCGTCACCGCGACATTGGATGGTGTGGCGGCCTGACGTGCTCCAAACTACCGTCATGCCGCGGTTGGGAGATGATAAACCATTCACAATGTCTGGTACAAGACCACGGAAACCGCCCTCTACTGAAAGAACGGGGTCAGATTCTATTACAGTGTGACAGGGTATAGCTATCAGGGAGGGTTCTACTCATGACAACGGATCAGTCGCACCTGACCTGTGGTGAACTAGCTAGCTCGCCTAGCGAGCGCGGCAGTGGCTATGGGCAGTCTCGTTTACTCGCAGTTTGAAGATGACCTCATAGTGCTAGGTATCGCCGTTGTTCTCTCGTTCGCCAGCTGGCTGTGGGTGAAGAGCGCGGGATCTGTCCCAGTCGACGTGCCAATGACTGCACAGATTCTGGGAGCAGTGGTGTTGTTTGGCGTCGGTCTGTACGTTGGTTCGCTTGAGGTGGAAGGCTACGTGGCCTTGCTTGCCAGTGCAGGCTACGGGCTCTCGATCTTTTTGGTCCTCGGGTTGTTGTGGAGGGCGGCGAAGCGCAGGTCCACGATGACAGACCGCCAGCCCCCAGGTGCTGACCGATCACAGTTCTAGCAGTGCCAGCCAGTGGGCAAGCAGGAAGAGATGCGGCCAGATCTGCCAGCCAGACCGCGTCAGCAATGTCGGGCTTGCGGCCGGGCCTTGCTGCGCCTCTCGAAGCAATCCGATCTGACGTCTGCGTGGCGTGAGGTCGGCGATCGGTGCAGTCTGTCCCGCGCATCCGACCTGCCCTCACGCGTCTCCTCCACCTATGTCGTGTGTGGCGAACGAGCGGCGGTTACTACATCGGATTATGCAGAGAATCCGATGTATTGAGCGTCGGCTGCCCGACGGCGAGTGGCCATAACCGCCGCGGCCCGAGTTCCGCGCGTGTGAACCTGCCGACCTCGGTCAAGTCACCCAGGGCGAGGAGGCGGAGGACCCCCTTGATCTGACGCCGAGGTGGTTCAGGGGGGTGATGATCGCGGTCATCGGTCCCACAGGCGGCGCTGCCTTGATCTGCCCCACATGGGGGCCGCGCGCGGTCGGCGGCGACGCTGTCCCCCAACAGGGGAATGCATTCGTTATGTGGGATGGCTGGCTTGTGTGACCGTCAGGCCGGAGGCCGCGACGCTGCGAGATTGGAGGCCGGGGCAGTGAGTTCGACTTCCACTTCGACCCGAACCTCGTCGGCGTCCGCGGCACGCTGGCTCTTACCGATTCATGTTTCTAGACATAGGCTGTTTCTCACGATGAGAAACGGTAATGATTTGGAAACGACGATCCTGGAGGACGGCCGAGGTCGGGTCGCTGAGCTGCTTCCCCCCTCGTGGGAGGCGAACCTGACCGTCGGCGAGGGCAGGGGGGCGGGGGATTCGCTGTTGGTGTTGCGGGGGCCGGCCGGGGTGGGGGTGACGTACCTTGTCGAGGCCAAGCGGGCAGGTGCCATGCAACTGGCGAGTCTGGTCGCGACCCTTCGCGCGCGGCAGCAGGAGTCGGGCCTCCCGACGCTGTTGGTCTCCGACTACATCGGCCCCGCCACGCGCCGCGCCCTGACCGAGGCAGGGGTGAGTTACGCCGACGCGACGGGCTGGGTACGGCTGGTCTCGGAGGATCCGTTGATCCTCGTGACGGGTGAAGGCGCCAGTCGTTCTCCTCGGGCCCCTGAGAACACGGCCGTGGTCCGGATGAACGGGGTGGCCACCAACCGGGTTGTCCGGGGGCTGTCGGTAGGGGCGGTTCCCGTCGGTGTCCGAGGGTTGGCCTCGGCGGCTGGTGTGTCGCCGGGGTCGGTGTCGAAACTGCTGGCGACGTTGGCGGCGGAGGGGATCGTCGATCGGGACGCGCGCGGCGCCGTGACGAACGTGCGACGCCGGTCGTTGGTGCGGCGCTGGGTGCAGGACTACGGGTACGCGACGACCAACCATGGCGTGGGGTACTTGCTCGCGCCGCGAGGGCTGGCCCAGGTCAGCGACCGGCTTGCCGAAAAGGAGGGTGTGGCGATCACGGGCTCGGCCGCGGCCCGCAGGCTGCTGCCACCGGACACAACGTCGGTTGTCCCGCTGCGGCTGCTCGCGCTGTATGCGGCGTCGCCCCGCAGGCTGGCCGAGCAGCTTGGTTTGGTGGAGGCCGACGCGTCGACCGCGAACGTGGTCATCGCCGCACCCCAGGATGAGCGGATCCTGCCCGGCCCTGGTGGGCCTGTCGCCCTTGCGCCCACCGCGCTGGTGGTGGCGGACCTGTTGACCCTGCCCGGTCGTTCGGACGCCGAGGCCGAGCAGTTGATGGACGCCCTGGCCGCGACCGACTCCTCGTGGAAGGAATGACATGGACGCCGTCGCCCCCGAGTACGTCGCCGCCCGCCGCGTCCTCGTCGACGCACTGGAGGCGCTGACGTACCAGCTCCCGAGCCTCATCCTGGTCGGCGCCCAGGCCGTCTACCACCACACAGGCATCTCTGGCTTATGAGGACTTGCACTTGCGCCGAATGGGTCATAAGTTTGAGGCGTCCAAAATTATGATCAGGGAGGGTGGGAGGCGATGCCCATACTTTTCGGCGCTGATCCGATCCAGACTGAAGTGCAGGTCATCCTTGCGGCCCTGGCCGACGGGAAGGGCATCGATCACGGCGTGGAGCGGCAGTATGTGGACCTCAAGGAGGAGCATGGACGCCGTGATCGCCAGGGCGGCATCGGGCCCAGTAGTCCCCGCAATCAGGAGGCCGCGCAGGAGCTTGCGGCGGCGGCAGCCTGCATGGCGAATACGCCCGGTGGTGGCGCGCTGATCGTCGGGGTGTCTGACGACGGCCAGTTAGTCGGGACCGATCTGGAGGCCGAGTGGTTGCGGCACCGCATGTGGGAGTTGTCGGGCAAGGCCTTGACGGTGGACGTCGCGATCCAGGAGGTCTCGGGTCGGCGGCTTCTGGTGCTGCGTGCCCCTCAAGCTCTGGAGCCCATCCGTGTCAATGGGAAGATCCGTTGGCGGGTGGGGACCAATTGCGTCGAGATTGACGCTCACACCTGGCATGCGCGTCGTATGGCCGATCTCAACTTCGACTGGTCGAGCGAGGAATCCAGCGTCCCTGTCGAGGCGGCCCGTCCGGCTGCTCTGGAGTTGGCGCGCGAGTTGCTGCGCGCCTCGGGGGAGGATCATTCGGAGGAGTTGGCTGCCGACACCGACAGGAGCTTGCTGAGGCGGCTCAATGTGGTGTCCCCGGGAGGTCGGCTGACCAATGCGGGTGTGATTGCCTTCGTGGGGCGCGGGGATCCCTGTCTCGACTATGTGCGACGTGCTCAGACGGGAGGTGATTCGCTGAGCCGACTCCGCAGGCCGGATCGGTCTCTGATCGAGGAGTTGGTAGAGGTCTTCCAGGCCGTCGATGCCAACACGCCCACGATCCACGTTCAGCACGGCCTGGTGATCGGGCAGCAGCGTGAGATCCCTCGGCGCGCCGCGCGTGAAGCGATCGTCAACGGTGTCGCGCACCGCGAGTGGGGCGTCTCGGAGCCGACTCTGGTGGAGCACGTGGGCCGGCTCCTGCGAGTGACCAGCCCCGGCGGGTTCATCGGAGGCGTCACAACGGACAACATCATTACCCACCCGTCGCGCTCCCGGAACCGGGCCCTCGCCGAACTGCTCGCGGCACTGCGGGTCGCCGAACGCGAGGGGATCGGCGTTGATCGCATGGTCGCCGACATGGTCAGCGTCGGGCATCCCGCGCCAGTGATCGAGGAGGTCCCGGGCCCTTACGTCCGGGCCGAACTCATCGGCGACGATCTGGACGTCGGCTGGATCCAGTGGCTTCACTCCATCGACCCGGCCAACGAGGCCGACGACCTGAACTCCCTGCTGATCCTGCGGCAGTTGGTGGAGACCGGCTGGATCGACCCACTGCGGGCGGCGACGACGATCCAGGACACCGTCTCGGCGGCATCAGGTGCGCTCGCCAAGCTGTCCAGGGCCTCGATCGTGGGTGCGCCGATCGTTGAGACGATCATCGGAAGCCCTGACGGCACGGACCCGGTGTGGCGGCTCAGTCACGCTGGTGCCGATCTGCTGCGTCGCCTCGACGGGCAGGTGAACCGGACCCGCATGTGGCCGAGCCGCGAACGAGTCGCGGCCTCCTATGCCAAGGCCCGCGGACGGATCAGTTCCACCGAGTTGGCGAGCCTCGTCGGTGCCTACGCGAGCAACGTCGGCACGGTCCTCAAACGATTGGAAGAAGACGGCGTCCTGGCCCCGTCCCGTGCCTCCCGGCGCGGCACAGGCTTCTACTACCGCTACATCGGAGAGCCGTCGTGAGTTCACTGGATTGACAGGCGAGAATGCGGCTCTGACACGACGCGCGCTCCGAAGGCTGGCGCGACGCTACCCCGACGCGCCGGGGCTCGAGATGCGGGGACATGCGCGCCATCTGGAACGGCACGATCATTGCCGAGAGTGACGCCACGGTGGTCGTCGAAGGCAATCACTACTTCCCGGCGGACTCCGTTCGGTGCACGTTACTGGCACCGACCGGAACCCGGACGCGGTGCCCGTGGAAGGGCGAGGCCACCCAGTGATGCCTCAGTTCTGCGCCAATGGCGTGATTGCCGGCGACCGATCACTTGGTTGCGCCGATTAACCTTGGGCAAAGCACGCCCCAGGCACCTAAGCGGCAGCCCGAGCACTGGGAGGCGCGATGACCGACCATTTCGACATCGTCGTGATTGGGGCGGGCCCGGCTGGCGCAGCGGCCGCGCTCCGGGCGGCCGAGCTGGGTGCGAAAGTGGCCGTCATCGAGG
Proteins encoded:
- a CDS encoding DUF6973 domain-containing protein translates to MFALVTVHALNLTKKYSNREAQNAIRHFLWVAGLSLVMGRDHARSIAAAHEFGLLNFAENRADSRRDRANNAFTLTWMKNKYGNRRVAISGVYSYMLSLRKTAERLFNEGKFTCVKACGRAS
- a CDS encoding ATP-binding protein: MPILFGADPIQTEVQVILAALADGKGIDHGVERQYVDLKEEHGRRDRQGGIGPSSPRNQEAAQELAAAAACMANTPGGGALIVGVSDDGQLVGTDLEAEWLRHRMWELSGKALTVDVAIQEVSGRRLLVLRAPQALEPIRVNGKIRWRVGTNCVEIDAHTWHARRMADLNFDWSSEESSVPVEAARPAALELARELLRASGEDHSEELAADTDRSLLRRLNVVSPGGRLTNAGVIAFVGRGDPCLDYVRRAQTGGDSLSRLRRPDRSLIEELVEVFQAVDANTPTIHVQHGLVIGQQREIPRRAAREAIVNGVAHREWGVSEPTLVEHVGRLLRVTSPGGFIGGVTTDNIITHPSRSRNRALAELLAALRVAEREGIGVDRMVADMVSVGHPAPVIEEVPGPYVRAELIGDDLDVGWIQWLHSIDPANEADDLNSLLILRQLVETGWIDPLRAATTIQDTVSAASGALAKLSRASIVGAPIVETIIGSPDGTDPVWRLSHAGADLLRRLDGQVNRTRMWPSRERVAASYAKARGRISSTELASLVGAYASNVGTVLKRLEEDGVLAPSRASRRGTGFYYRYIGEPS
- a CDS encoding DUF427 domain-containing protein, translating into MRAIWNGTIIAESDATVVVEGNHYFPADSVRCTLLAPTGTRTRCPWKGEATQ